The genomic window aaaagaaaaaacctcgacataaaacaaacaaaaattttaatGATAGGGTTTCCCATCTTTACAGTGCAATCTGGGTCAGCTGAACTTTGTTTTCCtatatctttttttccctcagaAACATACTTTCAATACACAAGACCTGTCtcattctgtcagtcactctTATTGCGTGCTGAAACAGAGGTGAAGTGACCTTCCAGGTCTTAATATTCCCACTCACTTAAGTAGTTCACCTAAGCTAATGAAGTGTTTTGATAATCACTGCTATCGAGGAGAAAGgcggcagaatggctaagacactcagctgccaatacagagtctgtgagggtgtgggttcaaatcctgctctcaccctttcaccacagtgtgactggaaaatcaaactgagcgtctcctcattcggatgagacgatgaaccaaggtcccatgtgcagcatgcacttggcgcactgaaataacaccaacatgacaacaagaatgttgtcttgaagaggaaatccactctgataggaacacaaatacatacgtatgcactcaaggcctgactaagcatgttgggttatgctgctggtcaggcatctgcctggcagatgtggtgtatggatttgtctgcagtgacgactccttgagaaactgaaactatcgaaAAAAATTCAGCTTTCTAGCATCCCTGCCTTTGCACTATTCATTGCAATCAGCCCCAGTTTTCAACCATAACTACCTCAAGACATTCAATGATTCATACGTAGCTCGACCCAGTTCAAGATATATCTGATTTTGTCAAAAACCTGTCAGTTTGTAAAGATTTACACctttctttagactttttctcGTATTTCTTGTGTTAAAATTGACAGCAGTGTTCAGCATGAAACAAGTTACATTTTATTCACTGATCATTAAAACTGTTATTAAAGCCTCAATCCAAAGAAACTAGACCAGACACTTCTTTAAAAACGCAAAAAGATAATGTTGCATCCTTTTACATTtagtcttcatcttcttttttttctttctttttttaaatttattttacgTCCTTTCTCTAAGAGTAGAActcacaggtcaggttgtcagtcaccattcttatatatagaaCATGTGGTAACATGTATCCAGACCCCTAGCCCAGATTGCCAGTCCAGCCTTGCTGCTAGTGGTCACCCTACAGTCCTGGCCCCTACTCCCCGGTCAGCGCCTCCTTCTCCTTGTCGATGGGCAGAGTGGGTTCAGTGGGTTCCTCGCTGGGCTTGGGGCCTGACTTGCCCTTGTAGAGCTTCCACATCTTGTCCACCAGGTCGGTGACCACCAGGTCCGTGGAGTTCTTGGCGATGACTCGCATCACGAACACGCCATCGTCACGCAGGTACTGCTCGGCAAACTTGTTGCACAGCTTCTTGTCGAACCCGGTATGCAGCTCGTTGTTGATCTTCAGGTACTTCTTGATGTACGCCGAGCGGTTGCGCTTCACGATGACGCGGTAGAACCAGGCCACAAGGTTGAGGCAGGTAAGGAAGGCAACGAGGACAAGCCAGAaccagatgaagatgaagatcttCTCGTTGAATAGGTTGATGGGCAGCACGCACTGCACCGTCCAGTTCTGGATGTTCTGCAGCTGGCGGATGCGGAAGTCGCAGAGGGTAACTCGGGGAAAGCGGGTGGACTCTTTCCAGGCATCCCCCTGCCCTAACTTGGCCAGCACCTCAAAGCCGTAAAGGTTGTAGTCCGTGGACAGGAAGGCGTTCAGGATGAAGAACTGGCTGATCACGTTCACTGCATACAGCACctgcacgtccacacacacacatatatctatctttatattatacataaaaaaaggtCCCGTAGCCATTCACCACCATAAgggcactgaattcatatccacggtgtctTGGCCTCGACACAGGAAGGTGGAGCCCAATCCTGCTCCTTTTAACTTTCACCAATCAAAGTCATGTATCTATTCACGCCTAGCATGGAGTGGGGAAAACTAAGGTGGAGTGCTTTTCCCAAGGAAGCTAACCAGCCTCGAACTCTGAATACTGGTGAACAAACACTTGATCTGAAGTCCAATCCTAACTGATCCTGCCACAGTGCCCTCCACTGCGATTATCTACTAAATACACATCTGGGCAAGATGAAGTGATGTATGACGTTTTCTACCTTTTACTGCCAAACCATTGAGCTTGTggtggtgaggaagaaagtggtgAGACTGGAAAGGTTGtatataaaaattataatatatattaaCATTACTCCCACAACAGTGAACCCTTCACCCTGGTGGTGAGGTAGGAAACGGTGAGAACTGGATATAAATATGATCACTCCAAATAGTGCCCCATTTACCTTGGTGGTGAGGTAGAAAATGGCGAGATTGGAAAGGATTGATACAAAATTTATTTTAATATACATTATCATTACTCCCACCACGGTGCCCCTTTCCTTTACCTTGGTGGTAGGAAACGGTGAGACTGGAAAGGTGCTACGCAAAAATTGTAACAATATACATCATTATATACATATCATATACACATTATCATTACTCCTACCAGTGCCCCTTTACCTTGGTGGTGAGGTAGAAAGCGGTGAGGTAGGTTCCTGCCCTCTTGttgcagaagaagcagcagaagcgaGCCATGGTCTGCTTGGCGCGGACCAGCATGTTCCAGTGGTACTCGCGGTGCGTCTCCAACCATCGGTCCATGTACAGGGCGATATGCTCGATCGTCTTCTTCCGGTCGTCTGGTGATCCCATTTGAGTTTTCTCTGCCATCTCCACAACCTTGTCCAGGTTGATGCCAGACCCGCCGTTGAACAGCCGCCACACGATGTTGGGGAACTTGAACATGAACGCCTGCAACACAGCATGTTCACTTTTAGTTGGTTTCAATAAGGTGTCAAAATGTACAGACTGATCAATGAATGCCTACAATGTAGCACGTTCACTTTTAGttgtttcaatgaggtgtcaaaatGTACAGACTGATCAATGAATGCCTGCAACACAGCACATTCACTTTCAGTtggtttcaatgaggtgtcaaaatGTATAGACTGAACAATGAATGCCTGCAGCACAGCAGGTTCAATTCTAAttggtttcaaggaggtgtcacagcatgTAGACTGATTCATACAATCTACAACACAGTTTCACttttaaggaggtgtcaaagtgtgcactTCACCACAGCTTTAAGTTTCAAGGAATTGTCAGTGTGCGGAATGATTTAAAAACGCTACActacagttccagtttcaaggaagtgtcaaagcaccagactgatccatatacattgcatcacagatttcagtttcaagaaactGTCAAAGCATGCTGAATGATCTAAACATACATCATGGTTAaattttcaaggtgtcaaagtgttcagactgatccatatacactacaccacaatgtCAGTTTGAAggagtgtcaaagcgtgcaggtatatacactacaccacagtgTCAGTTCAAAGGAGTGTCAATGCATGCAggtatatacactacaccacttcTGTAAGTTTCAAGGTGGGGTCAAAGTGTGCACTACACCACAACTTTAATTAAAAAGTTTCAAGGAATTGTCAATGAGCAGAATGATCTACATACGctacagttccagtttcaatgaggtgtcaaaagCATGCGGAATGATGCAAATAAGctacaacacagtttcagtttcaataagtTGTCAATGTGTACAGATTAATCCATGAAGGCttgcaacacagcacagaggaAGGGATGGTTGACGTCACCATCAACAGCACAGAGGAAGGGATGGTTGACGTCACCATCAACAGCACAGAGGAAGGGATGGTTGATGTCACCATCAACAGCACAGAGGAACGTCACTGGACtgttgtttctcttttctcttgcCTACCCTGTagtttgtttcaaggtgtcaaagtgtgcatacTGAgtctgatccatacacgctaagtCATATCtgctttgcacacacatacaaaaagaaaaagaaaaaaggagatgtGTGACCTTCACACAAAGTACATAACAAGCTGGTCAAGCCTCAAGAGCCCACCAAAGGTTTTtcgtaaaacattaacatgaaataaaattaaataatatgaaaataataaaataattaaatgaaataaaataataagcaaATCCATGATAAATATAACAAAGTGAAAGATATGCAGAAGgaaaatgacagaaacaaaattTGACAGAACATGAACAAGTATGAAACACTAACAtcaaatgacacagagatcaaaaaCAACCAGCAAAGAGTAGCTATAGAAATGAGAAGCATGTTTTCTGAAAGCCAGACATCTGACAGCAGGCAGCACTGACCTGGAAGAGCAGGATGAGGGGCACCCACTGGTAGTAGGTCAGCTCCTCGTTCTCCCTCTTGATGGTCTCCAGAGGTATCTGCTCGTCCATGGCAATGTAGTATGTGTTTTTGATCCAGCAGTAGCTCTTAGCATAGTCTACATAGGCTCCCGTgaactgcacacagcaacaaggCCTTCAATGTCCGcccatcaaaaaaacaacaaaaaacaaaaaaacacacacatgtacacacataaaaaatactGGAACAAACATTTCCATAGACTGTGAAAAAAGTTATAATTTCCAGGCTTTTCAGAAGAGAGTTATTTTCTGAAGGGTTACCACTTTGAGATCAGCAcaagaatcaaaaaaaaaaaaaaaaaggagaggagaggattgATGGAGTCAGCACATATTGCAATACTATTGTGGCCCATTAGGACCTTCAAATATGACACCTGACCTCTTGACACCACACAGGATTTTTGCTCGTCCTATGATGACACCATCAATTCTGACAAAGACCAGTGGATGCAAGACAGTAGCATCCCTTGGTGCCAGACTTTCTGTCAAAGTTCTCACCTCAGCAGGGCACCAGCAGTGGATAGGGTCCCCCACAAACTGCCCCGTCGACACAATGATTGCGAACATGGCAAATAGAAACACCGTCCACACATGATTGAGTCTGTCGATCCAGTCATCATTGCTGGCCCCTTGAAGCTTCTTCAGCGAGGGGACACCGCCGATCACTGACCCTATAGACCTGCAACACACAACATAGCACCGTTTTGTTAAAATTCATCCACAGTCTACTTTCAAGTTTTCTACTTGTGAAGACATTCTTATGACTTGCAGGACTatgtataagattttcttgttgtcctgttacAATAACACTAGTGtgctgtgacatgttccaaatcaGATACTCTCAAACCAAAATAAACATAGCATGTCATAagaatttttgaaaaaaagaaaaaagaaacaagaatcaGAATGACACAGCAtactttcaaaacaaagtgtataACAAATCAATGTCATTTACTTAAGTCAGTATCGCAggcaaatcaataaataaaataatgaacaacAGACAAAGAATGCCAAACTGTTAAAAGTCAAATGCTTCCAACACAAAGAAATTAACTTATATATACTAGTCTTTATGAAGTTCATTGCAGCAAAATCTCTGACAGTTTCTCTCTgagtgtctcctctctctcacacatgcagagacacacacaagaaacaaaagtCTATGAACAAACATTTCACTCAGATACCTTCCACAAAGCcagacacaagaagaaaaaaattcttaaaaaaaaaaataaaaaaataaaaaaaatcaaccccacccccaaaagaaaacaccaacaattaaaaaacaaacaaaaaaaaaccccacacaattTACATTTCAGGTGATCCAAACTTCACACAGCACAGCCAGATAACACTTCCAGCAAAAAGACACCCCTCCTCTAAAAGAAAACTCAAGTGACAGAGCTGGGGACTGAAATATCTTGGTAATTACACAGTGAACTTGAGtgaagtgagtgtgcgtgtgtgagagtgtgggtgtgggtgtcagagTGAGGTGCACTTATCCCTTCCTCCTTGTCCCCCCTTCTCCTCAATGTGGTAGACCACTCAGTCAGTCTACACAATATTCAGGAAGAAAGACATATTCAATGGATTTCTGATGAAATAACCCTCGGTCCTTACAATCTgggaaatgtacacacacacacacacacacacacacacacatatatatatatatatatatgtgtgtgtgtgtgtgcgcacgtgtgtgtgtgtgtaatatgtgtgtgtgtgtgtgtgtgtgtatgtaaaaaaaaatatatatatatatatatatatatatatatatatctgtgtgtgtgtgtgtgtgtgtgtgtaatggaggaAATCTCCtcccgacacacatacactgtataCTGTATGGAAAAATGGGTAAgccacttgtgtgtgtatgcaccaaCACAAAAgcagggtgaggggttgggggaaactgggggGATTGTAACTATTGGTTATGGGGCCATGTCAAATTGTCATGCTCAGTAAGGAGCGTCTTTCCCCCATGTTCATGACAGCTCTCACACCACACCTATCCTTCTGGACCCCAATCACCTGCAAAGTTCAAAACTTCAACACATTTTACATACAAATAATTGAAATACCTATGGTTATATCTTGTCAAAAGCTATCCTGAAGACCTGTTTCTCAACCTAAATATCAATGTAACTTTTTTTTGCTcaactgttttcagtgtgtgtgtccagttatttggtgttttttgggtgtgatgtggtgtggtttatggtggtgtggtgtgcagggtgtgtgtgtgtgtgagcttaactgtgtgcatatatatatatatacatgtcactctgtgagtgtgtgtgtgtatgtgtatatcggtataacgtgtgtgtgtgtgcgtgcgtgcgtgcgtgcgtgagcatgtatgtgcgtgtgtgcatgcacatgcatgtgtgtgtgtgcaagcgagtgtgtttgtgtgtgtgtgtgtgtgtgtgtgtgtgtgtgtgtgtgaaggggagagggggatggggagcatgcatgtgtgcatgagagtggTGCATAATTTCCAAGcagaacaatctttttttttttttttttgaaaactgcAATGGTgggacaacaaacaaaagaaccaaaAGAAGTTACACAAGACACAGGCTCAAAATGCACCAGGATGGAAGGGACCCAAGCAAGCACCCAcgcaaaaatgaaacaaaagtgaAACGACGTCAGCCATGTAACCAAATGCTTCACGCAACactgattctctgtgtgttttcccTCCTACTCTCTTATGTGCAGCAAATAAACGCAGGGACA from Babylonia areolata isolate BAREFJ2019XMU chromosome 1, ASM4173473v1, whole genome shotgun sequence includes these protein-coding regions:
- the LOC143281038 gene encoding innexin unc-9-like isoform X1, which codes for MSIGSVIGGVPSLKKLQGASNDDWIDRLNHVWTVFLFAMFAIIVSTGQFVGDPIHCWCPAEFTGAYVDYAKSYCWIKNTYYIAMDEQIPLETIKRENEELTYYQWVPLILLFQAFMFKFPNIVWRLFNGGSGINLDKVVEMAEKTQMGSPDDRKKTIEHIALYMDRWLETHREYHWNMLVRAKQTMARFCCFFCNKRAGTYLTAFYLTTKVLYAVNVISQFFILNAFLSTDYNLYGFEVLAKLGQGDAWKESTRFPRVTLCDFRIRQLQNIQNWTVQCVLPINLFNEKIFIFIWFWLVLVAFLTCLNLVAWFYRVIVKRNRSAYIKKYLKINNELHTGFDKKLCNKFAEQYLRDDGVFVMRVIAKNSTDLVVTDLVDKMWKLYKGKSGPKPSEEPTEPTLPIDKEKEALTGE
- the LOC143281038 gene encoding innexin unc-9-like isoform X2, which codes for MSIGSVIGGVPSLKKLQGASNDDWIDRLNHVWTVFLFAMFAIIVSTGQFVGDPIHCWCPAEFTGAYVDYAKSYCWIKNTYYIAMDEQIPLETIKRENEELTYYQWVPLILLFQAFMFKFPNIVWRLFNGGSGINLDKVVEMAEKTQMGSPDDRKKTIEHIALYMDRWLETHREYHWNMLVRAKQTMARFCCFFCNKRAGTYLTAFYLTTKVLYAVNVISQFFILNAFLSTDYNLYGFEVLAKLGQGDAWKESTRFPRVTLCDFRIRQLQNIQNWTVQCVLPINLFNEKIFIFIWFWLVLVAFLTCLNLVAWFYRVIVKRNRSAYIKKYLKINNELHTGFDKKLCNKFAEQYLRDDGVFVMRVIAKNSTDLVVTDLVDKMWKLYKGKSGPKPSEEPTEPTLPIDKEKEALTGE